One genomic window of Pseudomonas chlororaphis subsp. piscium includes the following:
- a CDS encoding BMP family ABC transporter substrate-binding protein yields MHKRPLQKLLCALTAAIGLSVSLGASAADPLKVGFVYIGPIGDHGWTYQHEQGRLALVEKFGDRIRTNYVENVAEGADAERVIRNMAKDQYDLIFTTSFGYMNPTLKVARQFPKTTFDHATGYKQDKNLGTYLARTYEGRYVGGFLAAKMTKSKKVGYIASFPIPEVIRDINAIQLALNKYNPGTEIKVVWVNSWFDPGKEADAANALIDQGADVIFQHTDSPAPIQAAERRGVYAVGYASDMAHFGPKAVLTSIVNNWGPHYIQATQGVLDHSWKSQDYWGGLKEGTVQLPISDLVPAEVKSEAEQIIADIKSGAFHPFTGPIKDQAGVEKLAAGVSASNAELASMNYYVEGMKADIPK; encoded by the coding sequence ATGCATAAACGTCCGCTGCAAAAACTGCTGTGCGCCCTCACCGCGGCCATCGGCCTGAGCGTCTCGCTGGGCGCCAGCGCCGCCGATCCGTTGAAGGTCGGCTTCGTCTATATCGGCCCGATCGGCGACCACGGCTGGACCTATCAGCATGAACAGGGGCGCCTGGCGCTGGTGGAGAAGTTCGGCGACCGGATCAGGACCAACTACGTGGAGAACGTCGCCGAAGGCGCCGACGCCGAGCGGGTGATCCGCAACATGGCCAAGGACCAGTACGACCTGATCTTCACCACCTCCTTCGGCTACATGAACCCGACCCTGAAAGTCGCCAGGCAATTCCCCAAGACCACCTTCGATCACGCCACCGGCTACAAACAGGACAAGAACCTCGGCACCTACCTGGCCCGCACCTATGAAGGTCGCTACGTCGGCGGTTTCCTCGCGGCGAAGATGACCAAGAGCAAGAAGGTCGGCTACATCGCCTCCTTCCCGATCCCGGAAGTGATCCGCGACATCAATGCCATCCAGCTGGCCCTGAACAAGTACAACCCGGGCACCGAGATCAAGGTGGTATGGGTCAACTCCTGGTTCGACCCGGGCAAGGAAGCCGACGCCGCCAATGCCCTGATCGACCAGGGCGCCGACGTGATCTTCCAGCACACCGACAGCCCGGCGCCGATCCAGGCCGCCGAACGCCGTGGCGTATATGCCGTGGGCTACGCCTCGGACATGGCCCACTTCGGGCCGAAAGCGGTGCTGACCTCCATCGTCAACAACTGGGGCCCGCACTACATCCAGGCCACCCAGGGCGTGCTCGACCACAGCTGGAAATCCCAGGACTACTGGGGTGGCCTGAAGGAAGGCACGGTCCAATTGCCGATCAGCGACCTGGTGCCAGCCGAGGTCAAGAGCGAGGCCGAGCAGATCATCGCCGATATCAAGAGCGGTGCCTTCCACCCATTCACCGGGCCGATCAAGGATCAGGCCGGCGTGGAAAAACTCGCCGCCGGGGTCAGCGCCAGCAATGCAGAACTAGCGTCGATGAACTATTACGTGGAAGGCATGAAGGCCGACATTCCGAAATGA
- a CDS encoding 2-oxoglutarate and iron-dependent oxygenase domain-containing protein has protein sequence MNQLPIIDISPLYGDDAHGWNSVAQQIDRACREWGFFYIKGHPITSARIGQLLDAARQFFALPAAEKLKIDITQTRHHRGYGAIATEQLDPNKPSDLKETFDMGLHLPAEHPEVLAEKPLRGSNRHPDIAGWETLMEQHYLDMQALAQTLLRAMTLALGIERDFFDSRFKEPVSVLSLIHYPPRHTASSDEQQGAGAHTDYGCITLLYQDSAGGLQVRNVQGQWIDAPPIEGTFVVNLGDMMARWSNDRYLSTPHRVISPLGVDRYSMPFFAEPHPDTRIECLPGCQDAERPPKYPVTTCAEFLLSRFADTYAYRRELQAS, from the coding sequence ATGAACCAGCTTCCAATCATCGACATCAGCCCGCTCTACGGCGACGACGCCCACGGCTGGAACAGCGTTGCCCAGCAGATCGACCGCGCCTGCCGCGAATGGGGTTTCTTCTATATCAAGGGCCACCCGATCACCTCCGCGCGCATCGGCCAATTGCTCGACGCCGCCCGGCAGTTCTTCGCCCTGCCGGCCGCCGAGAAACTCAAGATCGATATCACCCAGACCCGCCACCATCGCGGCTACGGTGCGATCGCCACCGAGCAGTTGGACCCGAACAAGCCCAGCGACCTCAAGGAAACCTTCGACATGGGCCTGCACCTGCCGGCCGAACATCCCGAGGTGCTCGCGGAAAAGCCGCTGCGCGGCAGCAACCGGCACCCGGATATCGCCGGCTGGGAAACCTTGATGGAGCAGCACTACCTGGACATGCAGGCCCTGGCCCAGACCCTGCTGCGGGCCATGACCCTGGCCCTGGGCATCGAGCGCGACTTTTTCGACAGTCGCTTCAAGGAGCCGGTCAGCGTCCTGAGCCTGATCCATTACCCGCCGCGACACACCGCCAGCAGCGACGAGCAGCAAGGCGCCGGCGCCCACACCGACTACGGCTGCATCACCCTGCTCTACCAGGACAGCGCCGGCGGCCTGCAAGTGCGCAACGTCCAGGGCCAGTGGATCGACGCCCCGCCCATCGAAGGCACCTTCGTGGTCAATCTGGGCGACATGATGGCCCGCTGGAGCAACGACCGTTACCTGTCGACGCCGCACCGGGTGATCAGCCCGCTGGGGGTGGACCGCTACTCGATGCCGTTCTTCGCCGAACCCCATCCGGATACCCGCATCGAATGCCTGCCTGGCTGCCAGGATGCCGAGCGTCCGCCGAAGTACCCGGTCACCACCTGCGCCGAATTCCTCTTGTCGCGGTTTGCCGATACCTATGCCTATCGCCGGGAACTGCAAGCGTCCTGA